The Fundidesulfovibrio putealis DSM 16056 genome segment GGTCAAGGTTGCCGAGGCGCAGGGCGTGCCCTGCGTCCACGTGGAGACCGTCGAGGAGCTTCCGCTTGAAAAGATGCGCGGAAAGGCGCGCATCGGCTTGACAGCCGGAGCCTCTACGCCCAAAACTATCATTGATGCAGTGGAGTCGATCATTGCGTCGATCTCGTCCTGAATTTCAGGCGGAGAGGTTGTTCCGAACAGCGTTACCTGAAACGCGCGGCGTGAACCTTTCCCCGCCAGAGTGATCCGGCGAGCAACCCCGTCCCGGAGGACCCCCATGTCGCAGACAAATATTCTGCTCGAAGCCGGAACCAACGAACTCGAAATCGTCGAATTTTATCTCGACGAAGTCGTGCCGGAAGGCGACTCGTCCGGGAAGACCGAGTACAAAGGCTATTACGGGGTCAACGTAGCCAAGGTCCTGGAAATAATCCGCCTTCCCCGCGTAACGGCCCTGCCCGAGGTGTCGCATCCGTCTGTGCTGGGTGCGTTCAACCTGCGAAACCACATCATCCCGCTGGTGGACCTCTCCGTGTGGCTGGGCAAGGAACGCATCCAGACCGACTCGCCTAAGGTCATCGTCACCGAGTTCAACAAGGTGACCACCGCGTTCCTGGTTTCCGGCGTCACCAGAATCCACCGCCTGAGCTGGGAAGCCGTGGAACCGCCCAACGACTATGTCTCCACCCTGAGCGGCGAATCCATTACCGGCGTGGTCAAGCTGGAGGACCGCATCGTCTTCCTGCTGGATCTGGAAAAGATCGTGGCGGACCTTAACCCGCAACTGGGCCTGCGCCTGGACACCAGCATCGACTGGCGCTCAGGAGCGCGCTACCGGGCGCTCATCGCCGACGACTCGGCCCTGGTGCGCGAAATGCTGCGCGACCTCATGGAAAAGGCCAACTTCGAGGTGGAAGTGGTCAACACCGGCCTGCAAGCCTGGGAGAGGCTGCTCCAGGTCAAGGAAAAGGCCGAGGTGGAAGGCAAGAACATCACGGACTACGTCCAGGTTGTGGTGTCCGACATCGAGATGCCAACCATGGACGGACACAACCTCACCAAGCGCATCAAGGACGACACTACCCTCCGGGCGCTGCCTGTCCTGCTGTTCTCGTCGCTCATCACGGACAAGCTGCGCCACAAGGGCATGGCAGTCGGAGCGGATGACCAGATATCCAAGCCAGAAGTGAGCCAGTTGGCCCTTCGCGCCAAAAATCTCATCGAACAGCGACTGAACGCCGTGGCCTGATTCCGGCTCCTTCAACGAAATACAAAACGCCCGGTGGGATATCCCAGCCGGGCGTTTTTTCTTGGCCTGAAGTGTCACCGCGCTTGGCATGCTTCTCTTTTCGCCGGTAAGCAGTGCGGTCACGCATTACTTTGGCTGGTGGAGCCTGTTTCTTTCGGATGGCAGGGAGATCCTCCTGCCGGATGACAATAATCGTCGATTTTCCAGACGATTTGGACATTGCAGACACTCTCCATATTTTGGGTTCAGGGTTAAAGCTGCTGATCCACGCCTGAGACATATAAGCCCGGCTTGCGGCTTGGCAATCCTGTCAGGACGTCATCTAGCCCAGGTTCTCCACCCGCACGTTCCCCAGGCTGCGTCCCAGAAATCTTTCGCCCACTTCCTTGAAGCGCTGGGGCACGTCCGTCACGTGGAAGACGTGGTCGGGCTCGCCAACCCCAGGGTTTTCCAGGTGCATGTCGCGCAGAAGATCCTCAGCCCGCTCGGACACTGCCTCGGCCGAGTCCACAAGGCGCACTCCCTGCCCCATCACCGAGGAAAGCATGGGCTTGAGCAGAGGATAATGCGTGCAGCCAAGCACCAGCGTGTCGATGTTCTGAGCCAGGAGCGGCGTCAGGTATTCGAAAGCGGTCAGGCGTGTCACCGGATGCTCCAGCCAGCCCTCCTCGACCAGGGGGACAAAAAGAGGGCAAGCCTGGGTGGTGATGAACATGCCGGATTCATCGTGGCGCTGAATGGCGGACAAATAAGCCCCGGAATCGATGGTGGAAGGCGTGCCGATTATGCCGATGCGCCGGTTTCGCGTCCGTGACACGGCGGTGCGTGCGCCGGCGTCGATCACTTCCAGAACTGGCACGGGCGACAATGCCCGGACTGCGTCGAAGGCCACGGCAGCCATGGTGTTGCAGGCGATGATGAGCA includes the following:
- a CDS encoding chemotaxis protein, with the translated sequence MSQTNILLEAGTNELEIVEFYLDEVVPEGDSSGKTEYKGYYGVNVAKVLEIIRLPRVTALPEVSHPSVLGAFNLRNHIIPLVDLSVWLGKERIQTDSPKVIVTEFNKVTTAFLVSGVTRIHRLSWEAVEPPNDYVSTLSGESITGVVKLEDRIVFLLDLEKIVADLNPQLGLRLDTSIDWRSGARYRALIADDSALVREMLRDLMEKANFEVEVVNTGLQAWERLLQVKEKAEVEGKNITDYVQVVVSDIEMPTMDGHNLTKRIKDDTTLRALPVLLFSSLITDKLRHKGMAVGADDQISKPEVSQLALRAKNLIEQRLNAVA
- the murI gene encoding glutamate racemase, with the protein product MHLSPSSPIGIFDSGVGGLTVARAVMERLPRENIVYFGDTARVPYGVKSRDTVARFAEQIAQFLLAKKVKMLIIACNTMAAVAFDAVRALSPVPVLEVIDAGARTAVSRTRNRRIGIIGTPSTIDSGAYLSAIQRHDESGMFITTQACPLFVPLVEEGWLEHPVTRLTAFEYLTPLLAQNIDTLVLGCTHYPLLKPMLSSVMGQGVRLVDSAEAVSERAEDLLRDMHLENPGVGEPDHVFHVTDVPQRFKEVGERFLGRSLGNVRVENLG